One part of the Cellvibrionales bacterium genome encodes these proteins:
- a CDS encoding GAF domain-containing protein, which yields MSVDLYRRLLHTAQKIAAEKNVYRLCETILAEAMDITRADGGTFYLVRQNENGLDDHLDFVIVRNQSLNIGMDSHQGKTSNLPSVPLFVETNNQRTRNEHNIAACAYHQRQLINVTDAYSDVRFDFSGTRAFDQKTGYRSQSFLSVPLIGDNGRIIGVMQLINAMGISNSGVIAFARELEPAVQALSVFAAIALDNQISAEQQKDLLIELSTEPNTRALIERILHEAKLLTYADGGTLYLLKDDLQMPRLEFALVLNDTLNVNMGGHSGTAVTLPPISLYDSNGDENLHNVATCAALQRKVINIEDAYSDTRFDFSGTREFDNKTGYRSRSFLAVPLLNHENDVVGVLQLINARDAHSGEISCFSERTESLVSALASYAAIALTNQILVQELKNLLDAFIRCIAQAIDAKSRHTSAHCQKVPVLMEMIAQAAHDDDTVFRDFILNDDDWYELRVAAWLHDCGKLSTPDSVLDKATKLHLMHDGIDTVHVRFASLRQQKLAAFYQAVAENPAARTELQATLDNALAQLEADRQFIATANKGGEFMAPEAKARVKQIAAQQWLDADNQLQPLLTEVEIYNLCIERGTLTSEERGVINNHMAVTIDMLESLPFPKKLRRVPEYAGGHHEKMDGTGFPRGLKREQMSLPARMMAIADIFEALTARDRPYKPPMKISMALGILKKMRHDNHIDPDLYELFVRSRVWEKYANDALLPEQLDISDATEFLAA from the coding sequence ATGTCTGTCGATTTATACCGGCGCCTGCTGCACACGGCACAAAAAATTGCGGCGGAAAAAAATGTCTACCGCTTGTGCGAAACCATACTCGCCGAAGCCATGGACATCACGCGCGCCGACGGCGGCACTTTTTATCTCGTGCGCCAAAATGAAAATGGTCTCGACGACCATCTCGATTTTGTCATCGTGCGCAATCAATCACTCAATATCGGCATGGATTCGCATCAAGGCAAAACATCCAACTTGCCATCTGTACCGCTATTTGTGGAAACAAATAACCAGCGCACGCGCAATGAGCACAACATCGCCGCCTGCGCTTACCACCAGCGCCAGTTGATCAATGTAACAGACGCGTACAGCGATGTGCGCTTTGATTTCTCCGGTACGCGCGCGTTTGACCAAAAAACCGGCTATCGCTCGCAATCGTTTCTCTCCGTGCCCTTGATTGGTGATAACGGCCGCATCATCGGCGTGATGCAACTCATCAATGCCATGGGTATTTCAAATAGCGGAGTAATCGCTTTTGCTCGTGAATTAGAGCCCGCTGTGCAGGCGCTTTCGGTGTTCGCGGCAATAGCCTTGGACAATCAAATTTCTGCCGAACAGCAAAAAGATTTATTGATAGAACTATCAACAGAACCGAATACGCGCGCACTGATCGAGCGCATTTTGCACGAAGCCAAACTGCTCACCTATGCCGACGGCGGCACACTGTATTTATTAAAAGACGATCTGCAAATGCCGCGTTTAGAATTTGCGCTGGTGTTGAACGACACACTAAATGTGAACATGGGTGGACACAGCGGCACGGCGGTCACGCTGCCACCCATTTCGCTGTACGACAGCAATGGCGACGAAAACCTGCACAATGTCGCTACTTGCGCGGCATTGCAGCGCAAAGTGATCAACATAGAAGACGCGTACAGCGATACCCGTTTTGATTTTTCCGGCACGCGCGAATTCGATAACAAAACCGGTTACCGCTCGCGCTCGTTCTTAGCCGTGCCGCTGTTGAACCACGAGAACGATGTGGTGGGCGTGTTGCAACTCATCAACGCGCGTGATGCGCACAGTGGCGAGATCAGTTGCTTTTCTGAGCGCACAGAATCGCTAGTGAGCGCGCTCGCTTCTTACGCAGCCATTGCATTGACCAATCAAATTTTGGTGCAAGAATTAAAAAATCTGTTGGATGCGTTTATTCGCTGCATCGCGCAGGCCATTGACGCCAAATCGCGCCACACTTCGGCGCATTGTCAAAAAGTACCGGTGTTGATGGAGATGATTGCACAAGCGGCGCACGACGACGACACCGTGTTTCGTGATTTTATTCTCAATGACGATGATTGGTATGAATTGCGCGTGGCAGCGTGGCTGCACGATTGCGGCAAACTCTCCACACCCGATTCTGTGCTGGATAAAGCAACAAAACTGCATTTGATGCACGATGGCATCGACACCGTGCATGTGCGTTTTGCCAGTTTGCGCCAACAAAAATTGGCGGCGTTTTATCAGGCCGTTGCTGAAAATCCTGCCGCACGCACAGAGCTACAAGCCACTCTGGACAACGCATTGGCGCAGCTGGAAGCGGATCGCCAATTTATTGCCACCGCCAACAAAGGTGGCGAGTTCATGGCGCCGGAAGCCAAAGCGCGCGTTAAACAAATTGCCGCACAACAATGGTTGGATGCAGATAACCAATTACAACCGCTGCTGACGGAAGTGGAAATTTACAACTTGTGCATCGAGCGCGGCACACTCACCAGTGAAGAGCGCGGCGTGATCAACAACCACATGGCAGTGACGATAGACATGCTGGAATCGCTGCCGTTTCCGAAAAAACTGCGCCGCGTGCCGGAATACGCCGGCGGCCACCACGAAAAAATGGACGGCACCGGCTTTCCGCGCGGCTTGAAGCGCGAGCAAATGTCATTGCCCGCACGCATGATGGCAATTGCCGATATTTTTGAAGCGCTGACCGCGCGCGATCGCCCCTACAAACCGCCGATGAAGATCAGCATGGCGCTGGGCATTTTGAAAAAAATGCGCCACGACAATCACATCGACCCCGATCTTTACGAATTGTTTGTGCGCAGCCGCGTATGGGAAAAATACGCCAATGATGCGCTGCTGCCGGAGCAGCTCGACATCAGCGATGCGACCGAATTCCTAGCGGCTTGA
- a CDS encoding adenylate/guanylate cyclase domain-containing protein has protein sequence MRLFSRKKLHEVRAVIALGMVLALLMVGAQFSTGYARQLMDRLDLMLYDLRFNVLLPYSHPQPSAQPVVIIDIDERSLKEVGHWPWSRKTVAELVDKLVAAGVVSITFDVVFSEPETNMAQAIAAEQPAGTALASSLQALVPAFDYDSLMAASIGKTDVILGYILHRGAFHTGVMPDSRIEIAVEDVRRTSVEHMGGYTASIPALQQAARAQGFINGDPDPDGTVRRAPLVLRYGDQLYPSLAMQTAMTYLLLDSVKPEVIDGSIQSFMLGDKQIHTDAKGQMLVPYRGRQGSFPYIPAVDVLQGKVDPKLLSGSIAMVGTSAIGLVDLRTTPVGAMYPGIETQATLVDALLRGAAPYKPDFAAGVNAVTILLLGIILAVLLPFLGPTMMTLLTTLILSAAVASTVWLWQVHGLDLPVSGPLLVVLMLYVLNIAFGFFTSSQQKEQIKGMFGQYVAPAHIDRLLDDPAALSFAGESKKMTVLFSDIRGFTDMSETLSATDLKNLLNRYFTPMTAIIFEQQGTIDKYVGDMIMAFWGAPLNDPQHELHAVMAAMLMQKKQAALREEFERIGLPAIHTGIGINTGAMNVGDMGSTYRRAYTVLGDAVNLGSRLESITKFYGAAILVSESTYAAVQEAFVWREVDYMQVKGKKEAIRVYEPLVLRAEASAELLQQVEQYAAARAAYLARHWDEAQGLYSALAEQSAVFKKLCTIYLQRIARYRSEQLPDDWCGVWQHDSK, from the coding sequence ATGCGTTTGTTTTCACGAAAAAAATTGCACGAAGTGCGTGCGGTAATCGCTTTGGGCATGGTGCTGGCGCTGCTGATGGTTGGCGCACAGTTTTCGACCGGCTACGCGCGCCAATTGATGGATCGCTTGGATTTGATGCTGTACGACCTGCGTTTCAATGTCTTGCTGCCCTACAGCCACCCACAGCCTTCGGCGCAGCCAGTGGTCATTATCGACATCGATGAGCGCAGCTTGAAAGAGGTAGGCCACTGGCCGTGGAGCCGTAAAACGGTGGCCGAGCTGGTGGACAAATTGGTAGCAGCTGGCGTGGTGAGCATCACTTTCGATGTGGTGTTTTCCGAGCCGGAAACCAATATGGCGCAAGCGATTGCGGCCGAGCAGCCCGCGGGTACGGCACTGGCCAGTTCGTTACAGGCCTTGGTGCCGGCGTTTGACTACGACAGTCTGATGGCCGCCAGTATCGGCAAGACCGATGTCATTCTGGGTTACATCCTGCATCGCGGTGCCTTCCATACCGGCGTGATGCCGGACAGCCGCATCGAGATAGCTGTGGAGGATGTGCGGCGCACTTCGGTGGAACACATGGGTGGTTACACGGCCAGTATTCCGGCGCTGCAACAGGCAGCGCGCGCGCAAGGCTTCATCAACGGTGACCCCGACCCCGATGGCACGGTGCGCCGTGCGCCGCTGGTGTTGCGCTATGGCGATCAGCTGTACCCCAGCTTGGCAATGCAGACCGCCATGACCTACCTACTGCTCGACAGCGTCAAACCCGAAGTGATTGATGGCAGCATCCAAAGTTTCATGCTGGGGGATAAACAAATCCATACCGATGCCAAGGGGCAGATGTTGGTGCCCTACCGCGGACGGCAGGGCAGTTTCCCCTATATTCCTGCTGTGGATGTGTTGCAGGGCAAGGTGGATCCGAAGTTGTTGTCGGGCAGCATTGCCATGGTGGGCACTTCGGCCATCGGCTTGGTCGATTTGCGTACCACGCCGGTTGGCGCCATGTATCCGGGGATTGAAACCCAAGCCACGCTGGTGGATGCCCTATTGCGCGGTGCCGCGCCGTACAAACCCGACTTCGCCGCCGGTGTAAATGCCGTGACGATCCTGCTGCTCGGCATTATTTTGGCTGTTTTACTGCCCTTTCTCGGCCCCACCATGATGACGCTGCTGACGACGCTAATTCTGAGCGCTGCGGTAGCGAGTACCGTATGGCTGTGGCAGGTGCACGGTTTGGATTTGCCGGTTTCTGGCCCTCTGCTGGTGGTTTTGATGCTGTATGTGCTCAACATCGCCTTCGGATTTTTTACCTCTTCGCAACAGAAGGAACAGATCAAGGGGATGTTTGGGCAGTATGTGGCGCCGGCGCATATCGACCGCCTGTTAGACGACCCCGCAGCCCTCAGCTTCGCTGGCGAAAGCAAGAAAATGACCGTGCTGTTTTCCGATATCCGTGGCTTCACCGATATGTCAGAAACGCTGTCGGCCACCGATTTGAAAAATCTGCTCAACCGCTATTTCACGCCGATGACAGCAATCATCTTCGAACAGCAGGGCACGATCGATAAGTATGTCGGCGATATGATCATGGCCTTCTGGGGTGCGCCTCTCAACGACCCGCAACACGAGCTGCACGCCGTGATGGCGGCCATGTTGATGCAGAAAAAACAAGCGGCGTTGCGCGAGGAGTTCGAGCGTATAGGCTTGCCGGCGATACACACCGGCATCGGCATTAACACGGGAGCGATGAATGTCGGCGACATGGGCTCCACCTATCGCCGTGCTTACACGGTGTTGGGCGATGCGGTGAATTTGGGTTCGCGTTTGGAAAGTATCACCAAGTTTTACGGGGCTGCCATACTGGTGAGCGAATCCACTTATGCTGCCGTGCAAGAGGCGTTTGTGTGGCGCGAAGTGGATTACATGCAGGTAAAGGGCAAGAAGGAAGCCATCCGCGTCTACGAACCTCTGGTCTTGCGCGCGGAAGCCAGCGCTGAGTTATTGCAGCAAGTCGAGCAGTATGCGGCGGCGCGCGCAGCATATTTGGCGCGGCACTGGGATGAAG